A stretch of DNA from Desulfobacteraceae bacterium:
CGCCGGCCCTGCCGACCATTTCATCGCCGCGGGACGTCCTGGTGACCAGTGATGATCTCGAGAGCACCGCGGCCGTGGTGCAGGCCGAAGTCGATCGGCTGATGGCGGCGCCCTATCACATCCGGCGCATCATCTTCGTCAGCCACTTGCAGGATATCGACACCGATATCGAACTCGCCGTCCAGCTGCGCGGCGTGGACCTGCTGGTCGGCGGCGGGGGCGACGAGCTGCTGGTCAACCCGGACGTGCCGCTGGAAGACCAGCTTCTTCCGGGTGAGTCAGCCCCCATCGAAGGTGACTATCCCATCCAGACGCGGGATGCCGAGGGCAACACGGTCTATATCGTCACCACCGGCGGCAACTACAAATACCTGGGCCGGATCGTGGCCGTGTTCGACGGGAAGGGTCAGATCAGCGAAATCGTCAACCACCAGACATTTCCGCGGCGGGTCATCCCGAAGAGCGACGCCGCAGCCCAGCTGGGAATAACCGACGCCGTGGAACCCGATCCGGCCATCGTCGAAGATGTCATCGAACCGGTTGAAGCTTGCTTGGAAGAATTGCAGAAACCGATCATCGGCACCGAAGTACCACTCGATGTCTCGCGAGCTGGCTCACGCGGACGTGAGACGAACACCGGCAATCTTGTCGCCGACGCCTATCTGTACAACTACGACCAACTGGCCCCCATCAACGGCCTGCCCGCGCGCGACGACACGGTCATCGCGGTTCAGAACGGCGGCGGCATCCGGCAGAACGCCGGCGATGTCCTGCCGGTGGGCGGAGCAGTGCCCGGCACGATCACCCGTGACAACACTCTCAACGTGCTGGCCTTTTTGACCAATTCGGTCACCGTGGTGCAGGATGTGACCCCGGAAGATCTCAAGCAGATCCTGGAACGCGCGGCCAGCAGCATCGGTGGTGGCCAGTTCCTGCAGATCGGCGGATTACGGGTCGTATACGATCTCTCACGAACCGCGCAGGTCATCGCCAGCGACGGCACGGTGACGACACCGGGCGAACGCGTGGTGAGCGCAGAACTGCTCGACGGGACCGAAATGATCGCCGAAGGGGTCGTGGTATCCGGAGCTCCCAACGTCGCCATCGTCACCAACAGCTTTACCGCCGCCGGCGGCGACAACTACCCGTGGCTCGCGGAGAACCCCAACCAGTTGCAGTTCCCGGCAACCTACGAGCAAGCCTGGGTGGAATATTTGTTGAGTTTTCCAGTTCTGGGGCTGCCCACCATCCCGGCGGGGGATCCGCGTTACCAGCCGGACGGTGAGGGTCGCATCACATTTGTCAATGCGCCATAGTTCGGCTGCCCGTGTGCCGGCGACGAAGCCCCAAGAGGCGTATTCGGCCAACGCCTCTTCAGCCCATCGCACCGGCGGGGCGAACCCCAAAGCGGATATGGCCTTCGGCTTTACCACCAGAGCGGCCCCGATGAGGCCCGAAGGGAGGTGATACCCCATACGAACGGGTTTTCCCCGGCATTTCAGCCGGCCTAAAACGGAAATCAACCCCAATTCGAAAAAAGGAGAAACAACCAATGTGTATGCAAATGCCACGGAAAAAAGGGGCGAGGTCTTTTGGTCTGCTCCTGGTTCTTCTGATCGGGTTCGTTTTTCAGCGGCAACGGCTGCAGCCGAAGACAAATGGGGCGGTGACCATCGATGGCCGTGCTGGAGAGAAAAGGCCCCCGACGTTCAACTCGGCCCGCGGCCCTATTTCCTCGTCCAGAACATGGAGGAGGGGTGGCTCAAGCGCAGGCTGGCGGCATGCGCCGACGGCCCGTTTGAAAAAACCGATTTTTCGATCGGCCACCGCGGTGCCGCCCTCCAGTTTCCCGAGCACACCAAGGAATCCTACGAGGCGGCCGCGCGCATGGGGGCCGGCATCCTGGAGTGCGACGTGACCTTCACCAGCGACCGGGAGCTGGTTTGCCGCCACTCCCAGTGCGATTTGCACACCACGACCAATATCCTGGAGACAGAATTGGCCGAGAAATGTTCCGAACCCTTCACGCCGGCCGAATTCGATTCGGACGGAACACTTGTCAAGCCGGCATCCGCCAAGTGCTGCACCAGCGACATCACGCTGGCGGAGTTCAAAACCCTGCGCGGCAAGATGGACGCCGCCAACCCCTATGCCACAACCGTAGAAGAATACCTGGGGGGCACCCCCAATTGGCGCACCGACCTGTATGCCAGCTGCGGCACCCTGATGACCCACGCAGAGAGCATCGCGCTTTTCAAGGAACTTGGCGTGAAGATGACGCCGGAGCTGAAAAGCCCCAGTGTGGAGATGCCTTTTGAAGGCGATTACACCCAGGAAATCTATGCTCAGCAGATGATCGACGAGTACAAGGCCGCCCGGGTTCACCCGCGCAACGTTTTTCCGCAGTCCTTCAACATCGAAGATGTGCATTACTGGATAAAAAATACGCCCTGGTACGGCAAGCGGGCCGTGTATCTGGACGACGCCAACACTCCGGACGAACTGCCGTCGTTTTCCGAGCTCCAAACCTATGCGGATGAGGGCATCAAGATCGTGGGGCCGCCGATGTGGGCCCTTCTAACAGTTGACGGCAGTCGTATCGCACCCTCCACCTAAGCCCTGGATGCCCGGAAGGCCGGACTCGACATCATCACCTGGACCCTTGAGCGATCCGGCCCCCTCGAGAGCGGCGGCGGGTGGTATTATCAAACCCTCCCAGGCGTGATCCAGAGGGACGGGGACATGCTTACCGTTCTTGACGTGCTGGCCTGGGATGTCGGCATCCTGGGCATCTTCTCCGACTGGCCCGCCACCGTCACCTATTACGCCAACTGCATGGGGCTGAAGTAACGATCCGAACCGGTGGGCGGGGTGACACCGTCGAGCGCTGTCGCCCCGCCCGTTTTCCTCGATCCTGTCCCGGGAAAAAAGACTCCGGAAGTCGAGAAATCCGAGCTTGACAAAGAAGGGAGTCTTTACTATCGGGTAAAAGAGCACCGAAGCCCTGTGGATCCCGCTTGACCTTCCCAGACAGCAACCATCGGAGTTGTGCGCGCCCGATTGGTTTTGGGCCCACCATGCTTTTATCCTAAAAGCCAAGGGAGTCGCGGCGTGATGGCCCGGGATGCGGGAAAAACCCGTCGATTACGCCCATGTTACAAGCATAAGGGGCTTTAAATGGTCATCAGCCTGGTCAATCAGAAGGGCGGCGTCGGAAAAACCACGGTTGCCGTCAATTTGGCCTGCGGGTTGGCACTGCGGGATTTTTCCGTCCTACTGGTCGACTGCGACCCCCAAGGCAGTGTACTGCAGTGGCATTCCATTCAAAACCACGCCTTTCTCAGCGTCGAGCGGCCGGTTCAGCAGTTCGACGGCCAGCGCTTCCGCAAACGCGCGTCAAAATACGACTATGTCGTGGTTGACGCGCCCCCCGCCCTGGGCGACATTACCGTCAGTGTGCTGGACGCCGCCGACCTCGTTCTCATTCCGGTGGGTCCAAGTGCCCTTGACCTTTGGTCGAGCAAGCAAATTCTCGCCTTGCTCGAAAAAAGCCGTAACAAACGCCTTCGCAGCAAGGCCAAAGTTCTTATCTGCAGAAAAATACCCGGCACGCGCATCGGGCGCGAGGCCCGGGAGGCGGTCGACGTCTACGGCCTGGATATTGTGCCGG
This window harbors:
- a CDS encoding AAA family ATPase, which codes for MVISLVNQKGGVGKTTVAVNLACGLALRDFSVLLVDCDPQGSVLQWHSIQNHAFLSVERPVQQFDGQRFRKRASKYDYVVVDAPPALGDITVSVLDAADLVLIPVGPSALDLWSSKQILALLEKSRNKRLRSKAKVLICRKIPGTRIGREAREAVDVYGLDIVPVEISQRIAYVEAMTAGLSVLQFAPSSAAAEEITALCDFVLKLP